The Lolium rigidum isolate FL_2022 chromosome 2, APGP_CSIRO_Lrig_0.1, whole genome shotgun sequence genomic interval GAGAGCCCGAGGCTTGGTTGGGAGATTGACGCCGCATTGACCAGACCGCTCCGATCGCCGCATGCCATGATCATGGCGTCTCGTCGAGCGCCTctcgtcctcgtcttcttcctcgcgttCGTCTCCCTCTTCGCCGTCCATGCGTCAGGTGCGTAAGCTCGTTCTGTCTTCCATCCCATGGATCGCGCTCACCAGCTTGATTTTTTTAATACTCCTATCAATAAAAAAAGTGGGAAGAATTTTTGACGAGTCGAGAGATCATGTGCAGCGGCCGGCGCGGAGTCGCCGTTCCTgctcgcggcggcgcggacgcaCCGGAAGGACCCTCTCGCCGGGCTGAGCTACTACACCGGCGGCTGGAACATCAGCAACGAGCACTACTGGGCGGTGAGTTCTCATCTATGATCTGCAAAATCACATTTTCTCTGTATGCATCCCGGTTCCTGAATTTTGTTCCCGTTTTCCGCGGCGCGATCTGCAGTCGGTCGGCTTCAGCGCGGCGCCGGTGTTCGCGGCGGCCGGAATCTGGTTCGCGGTGTTCGGCGCCGCGCTCTTCCTCGCCGgctgctgctactgctgctgccCGAGCCGCAGCACATCCTACTCCCGCGCGGGCCTGGTCATCTCGTTCGCGCTCCTGCTCctcttcaccgccgccgccgtgtaaAATTCCCCCCGtcaccgatcacctggatcgcagCCGTTTCGTCTCCCGCAACCACCGCCGTCGCTCTCCTAACCATTCACCCCTTGTTGTTGCAGCGTGGGGTGCGCCATCCTGTACGACGGGCAGGGCCGGTTCCACGGCAGCACGTCGGCGACGGTGGACTACGTGGTGAAGCAGTCCGGCGACACGGTCGACAACCTGCGCACCTTCACGGGGTATTTGGTGGCGGCGAAGGCGGCCGGCGTGGGGCCCGTCTCgctgcccgacgacctcaaggggAGGATCGACGACGTGGTGCGCAAGGTGGGCTCTGCCTCCGACGTGCTCGCCGCCCGCACCGCCAGCAACTCCGCCAAGATCCGAGACGCCCTGGACACAATGTACGTTACTGCTAAAACATTAGTGGAGTATTACTCGTTTGTTCCTCATTACTCATTAGACTTTTCCCTTTGAAAACTACCGATAGATGCTAATCAAATTTGTCAACGCATCGCAGAAGGAAGATTCTGATTGTTCTTGCAGCCGGGATGCTAATCCTTGCCTTTGCTGGTCTTGGTGAGCACCTGTTACCATTTTTGAACTTCTTCTACAATTAACCACTTCACCGATCTGAAAAATAACCTGATGATCTTTCATTTGCTTGATCATTTCTCGCAGTATTGTCGGCGTGTGGATTGGAGTCGCTGGTCTACGTGTAAGCGTGAAAACACTAGCAGAATCATACGACATTGTTAATCTAATCCAATATAGCTGCATGCTGTTGGAGACTTGGGTGTTAAGCTACAACTGACCGACTGTCTGCAGGTTGGTGTTTCTTGCGTGGATTATGGTGGCGGCAACGTTCGTGCTGTGCGGTACTTTCCTCCTCCTGCACAAGTAAGCTTCTCACATCTGCTACCTGTTGCTTACAAGCGATTACCCTTGTTCAGTTGCGGTACAGAGCAGAAAGCAGACTGAATTAAGTACTATGAACCGTCGTAATATGGTAGCTCGTTCATGTCCGACAGCGTGGTTGGGGACACGTGCGAGGCGATGGGAGAGTGGGTGCGGCACCCGCAGGAGCACACGGCGCTGGACGACATCCTGCCGTGCGTTGACACGGCCGCGGCGACGGAGGCGCTGAGCCGGGGCAAGGAGGTGAACTACCGCCTCGTCGCCGTGCTGAACGGCCTCATCTCCAACGTCTCCAACGCCGACTTCCCGATGGcggcgccgtcctcgccgccgctcAACTACAACCAGTCCGGCCCGCCCGTCCCGCTGCTCTGCAACCCGTTCACGCCGGACCTGCGCGACCGCGCATGCGCCCCCGGCGAGGTCATCGGCCCGGACGCCGCGCGGCAAGCTTGGGGGACACACGTGTGCAAGACCGACGGGTCGGGGCAGGTGTGCGCCACCATGGGGCGCGTGACGCCGTCGATGCTCGAGCAGATGGTCGGCGCCGCCAACGTGAGCTACGGGCTTTCCCGGTACGGGCCGGTGCTGACCGACCTGGCCGACTGCACCTTCGTGCGCCGCGCGTTCCAGGCCGTCGGCAAGGATCACTGCCCCGGCCTCGGCATGTACAGCGAGCAGGTGTACCGGggcctcctcgccgtcgcggTTGCCGTGCTGCTCTCCGTGCTGCTGTGGGTCGTGCACTCGAGGGAGAGGCGGAAGAGGAGCGACGCCAGGGAGATGGAGCACGTCGCCCCGGCACCGCCCATGTACAGGCACGGGTACCCCGTGGAGGAGAAGGCGCTCCTCTACAGCCCGAGGAGGCCGTCCATGTGAGCGTCGTCTCAGTTTAGTCAGATGTCATGTTAGTATCCCCTTCCAGGGTATGCTTGTAGCCTGCTGTTGATATGGTAGCAAAGTGCTAATTCAAACTCGAGATGCTTGCTCATTTAAGCTTATATCTGAAATTCTGAACCCAGTATACCCATATATGGGCATGCACGAGGCAGTCTGGTCGTTACTCGTTGGTGCAAAACAGTTCGGCGCAGGAAGAAACACCTGCTATCCGGCTAAGAGGACGCCAAATAGTCTGGCGCGTGTCCAACGACACTGTCAAAAAGGAAGACAGACAGTCCGGCTAGCATCGGAGACATATAATCTGCCTAGTCTCGAGACACACCGAGCCGCAGTCTTGCCTGCAAGCCGTCGTCACCTCTGCCGGCACGCACCTGCAAGGCCTTGCCCAGGCTCGTGTAGGCCTGCACCGCCTCGTGGTTGGCAAGCACCCGGCTTGCCGTGTCTCCTGACCGTCGGCCACGACCACCATCGCTCGGGAATTTACCGTCGACGAGACAACGGCGTACAAACATACTACTCTTACATATATATGCTACATGTTCGTAGAGATAAGTTTGTTCATACGGGTTTTATACAGGGTTATGTATACCCATTTAGTTTTTAAAAAAACCACCATGTACTTACTGATGAAGGGTAGTCGAGTTAGCAAAAGCTGTCCTACGAGGCCGCATTGATTGGTTGTGGAAACAAAACCTAGTTCTGGGGGATTATACTTGTTGGTACCGGAGTCTAAAAAAAATCATCGTTCCCACTAGACAAGAAcctttattttaaaattcaaaaacaaaatcTATTCGTGTTGGAAATGAGAGATTTTATGTAGAATGCCCATTCAATCACCATTCACGGTGAAAGTATTCCGAAAAATCTGCGCCTCGCGCTCCCCCCTCTCTTATTTTTGCAACATTAGCAGTAGCCTATATAGGTGAATCCATGGAGCCTCATCATTGAATTGACTAGTTTTTAAATAGTCTTTCTTTTAACATAGCTCAATTCATGCACGGTTATGGACATGTGACTGTATTAATACTTTTGAAAGGTGTTTTATTTGCTCGCAGTTCCCGTTTGATACCCGATAAAGCAAATCTAGGTTTTCGCTTTCCTTGCGATGGGCCTGGGCGAGGGGGAACATGCCAAGTATCCGCCTGGGATCAtgttttctttcatttttttctcctatttttctatttttattttcaaaatagGAAAGCCAAGACTgaatttgatttctcaaaaatcgaTCCATTTATTTTTGGGTCAAGTGTTTGAGTTTGTCTgaaatggggggggggggcatctaCAGTTTTCTGCTGTGATCGAGCTATTTATTGTCAAAATTGGTTAGAAAGAATTCAATCAAGTAAAACTAAAATATACTACATCAGATCTTGGGGGAAGCTTGGGCCCTTATTTACTTCCCTCGCATTTTCTCCGAAGAGGTCTGAGGATGGAAGGGGATTTAAGGAATCCCCCAATTTTACATAATTTACTCGATGAATCTCTTCAAATTTATTTGTCCTAATGCACTACTGATGTGAAGAGTTTTGTTTGTATCTAGACAACTATAAGAAGTTTTTAAGTGATATATTGGGATTATCCATCCAAACCTAGTTTGGTAAAAGAACTATGGGAAACTTTTGGGGATTGATAATTCGCTTTAATATGCTAAAGTACACTTATTAATGGTGTCATATGCATACTGCTTATATTTTTGGATAGATGAGGCCTCTCCCCACGTCAGCCACATAGATTTGGATGGATGAGGTCATCTCTTTTACcataaaccggcaaccaacatagTTTCCTGAATATCTCGCCTCTTTTGAAAGCTACAGTAACGCAAATGGTGCGGTAGCTTTATGCTTGACCTTTCATCCGAGCCTACGTGGACCTGCGGGGAAGCATGTTGGGGCTACCCGTTGGCTATACCTTAGAGATATGTGAAAAGGTGGGGCCCTCTTACCTCCTCACTTCCTCGGGGAGGTTGCTTGTGGTGTCATCCACTATCTTGGATTGGATAGTGATGTCCTTTTTGTGCCATTTTCCTTCTTAAATGCATTCGTATTTGGAGCAGGACCCCAAATGGCTAGTTTGATGGTTTGTGGCTTGTGGGTCTAGCGGTTGTCGTTGGCAGCTTGCGTGGCAAAGATGATGGTGTTGAGCAATGCTCGGGTTGCGACGATGTTTTGGTAGTCAGGTACCCAATGCGTCTGCGAGGATATTTTACCCTGTTGGAGATGTTGTTGCATTATCTAGGGCTCGAGGCGGTGACGACGAGCCATTGGTGGTCAAGTTGCATGGATCCTCTTTGGCGTGAATCTTGCATATTTCCTCATCCTCACTTGACATCGAAAGCATAGCTGATTGGTTATTGACGCGAATGGACGAGTGTTTCACATATGCCGATGCGGGCTTTCTGCGGATCCAGATGATTTCTTGTCGTTGAACATGTAGAGGGTTTTTTTGGCAGGCAGATTGGTCGGTGGTGCCGGTGTGTTTTGAAGGTTTTAGTCCGGTTCTTCGCTATGCTAATTAACTAGATAATAATCTTCTTAAAATGGATAGAGTTCCAccgatttcaaaataaaataaaataacgtAGCTAAGGGACATTGTCTGATCTTCAGCAGCAAGATTGTATAAG includes:
- the LOC124686611 gene encoding uncharacterized protein LOC124686611, yielding MASRRAPLVLVFFLAFVSLFAVHASGASCAAAGAESPFLLAAARTHRKDPLAGLSYYTGGWNISNEHYWASVGFSAAPVFAAAGIWFAVFGAALFLAGCCYCCCPSRSTSYSRAGLVISFALLLLFTAAAVVGCAILYDGQGRFHGSTSATVDYVVKQSGDTVDNLRTFTGYLVAAKAAGVGPVSLPDDLKGRIDDVVRKVGSASDVLAARTASNSAKIRDALDTIRKILIVLAAGMLILAFAGLVLSACGLESLVYVLVFLAWIMVAATFVLCGTFLLLHNVVGDTCEAMGEWVRHPQEHTALDDILPCVDTAAATEALSRGKEVNYRLVAVLNGLISNVSNADFPMAAPSSPPLNYNQSGPPVPLLCNPFTPDLRDRACAPGEVIGPDAARQAWGTHVCKTDGSGQVCATMGRVTPSMLEQMVGAANVSYGLSRYGPVLTDLADCTFVRRAFQAVGKDHCPGLGMYSEQVYRGLLAVAVAVLLSVLLWVVHSRERRKRSDAREMEHVAPAPPMYRHGYPVEEKALLYSPRRPSM